In Gopherus flavomarginatus isolate rGopFla2 chromosome 1, rGopFla2.mat.asm, whole genome shotgun sequence, a single genomic region encodes these proteins:
- the MGAT4C gene encoding alpha-1,3-mannosyl-glycoprotein 4-beta-N-acetylglucosaminyltransferase C, translated as METLYVFLHMKLTLKYLEKMRCLRKRSAVSFLGILVICLLFMNLYIEDGYVLEGDKQLIRETATHQLNSERYVHTFKDLSNFSGSINVSYRYLAGTPLPRKRYLTIGLSSVKRKKGNYLLETIKSIFEQSSYEELKEITVVVHLADFDSSWCEGMVQDISQKFAHHIIAGRLMVIHAPEEYYPVLDGLKRNYNDPEDRVKFRSKQNVDYAFLLNFCANLSDYYVMLEDDVRCSKNFLTAVKKVITSREGSYWVTLEFSKLGYIGKLYHSHDLPRLAHFLLMFYQEMPCDWLLIHFRGLLAQKDVIRFKPSLFQHMGYYSSYKGAENKLKDDDFEEDSFDIPDNPPANLHTNMNVFENYEASKAYSSIDEYFWGKAPSTGDLYVIVFEKPVKISKIKVITGTEDRQNDILHHGALEVGEKIVGSKKGRQCTTYLRLGEFKNGNFEMTDVEHKVLFDINCMRILVTKSQKEWLIIRSISIWTSQPPNQ; from the exons GAGACCCTATATGTTTTTCTTCACATGAAGCTCACTTTGAAATATTTGGAGAAAATGAGATGCTTGAGGAAACGATCAGCAGTATCATTCTTAGGAATCCTTGTCATTTGCCTGCTGTTCATGAACTTGTACATTGAAGATGGTTATGTCTTG GAAGGGGACAAGCAATTAATCAGAGAAACAGCCACACACCAACTTAATTCGGAGCGCTATGTTCACACTTTTAAAGACTTGTCAAATTTCTCAGGATCTATAAATGTTTCCTATCGCTATCTAGCTGGCACGCCTTTGCCAAGGAAAA GGTATCTTACAATTGGACTATCCTCAGTCAAACGGAAAAAGGGAAATTATTTGCTCGAGACGATCAAGTCCATATTTGAGCAGTCAAGTTATGAGGAACTGAAGGAAATTACGGTGGTGGTGCACCTAGCAGATTTTGACTCATCCTGGTGTGAAGGGATGGTCCAGGATATTTCACAGAAATTTGCCCATCACATCATTGCTGGAAGGTTAATGGTTATCCATGCCCCTGAAGAGTACTATCCAGTTCTGGATGGCCTTAAGAGAAATTACAATGACCCAGAAGACCGTGTGAAGTTCCGATCAAAACAAAATGTAGATTATGCTTTCCTGCTTAACTTTTGTGCTAATCTTTCTGATTATTATGTCATGCTAGAAGATGATGTTCGATGCTCTAAAAACTTCTTGACTGCTGTTAAGAAAGTAATTACTTCGCGAGAAGGTTCCTATTGGGTGACTCTGGAGTTTTCCAAACTGGGCTATATTGGAAAGCTATACCACTCCCATGACCTCCCGCGCCTGGCTCATTTTTTGCTGATGTTTTACCAGGAAATGCCTTGTGATTGGCTGCTAATCCATTTCCGTGGGTTGTTAGCTCAAAAGGATGTCATCCGCTTTAAGCCATCTCTGTTCCAGCACATGGGATATTATTCATCCTACAAAGGAGCTGAGAACAAGCTAAAGGATGATGACTTTGAAGAGGATTCGTTTGACATCCCTGACAACCCACCCGCAAATCTTCACACCAACATGAATGTATTTGAAAACTACGAGGCAAGCAAGGCTTACAGCAGCATTGATGAGTACTTCTGGGGAAAAGCTCCTTCTACTGGAGATCTCTATGTGATTGTATTTGAAAAGCCTGTTAAAATCAGTAAAATTAAAGTTATCACTGGAACAGAAGACCGGCAAAATGACATCTTGCATCATGGAGCCCTGGAAGTTGGGGAAAAGATTGTAGGGAGCAAAAAAGGGAGGCAATGTACTACTTACTTGAGACTAGGGGAGttcaaaaatggaaattttgaaatgacAGATGTGGAGCACAAAGTTCTGTTTGATATTAACTGCATGAGAATACTTGTTACCAAAAGTCAAAAAGAATGGCTGATCATTAGGAGCATTAGTATTTGGACTTCTCAGCCACCAAATCAATAA